The genomic stretch GAAGAAGATGCACCGAAAGCTAAAACAATTTTAGATGGCTTTCAACTTCATATTCAAGGACTTAAAGAAGAATATGATGAATTTATTAAGATAAAAATTTCGGAGGTATAACATGCTAAAGATTAACATTCAGTTATTTGCTCATAAAAAAGGTATGGGTTCTACAAAGAACGGTAGAGATAGCGAATCAAAGCGTCTAGGCGTTAAGAGAGCAGACGGTCAGTTTGTTCTTGCAGGTAATATCCTAGTAAAGCAGAGAGGCACACATATTCATCCAGGTGAAAATGTAGGCAGAGGTTCTGACGATACACTATTTGCTAAGATTGATGGTGTTGTTCGTTTTGAAAGAGTAGGCAAGGACAGAAAGCGTGCTTGCGTATATCCTGTTGAACAGTAATTAATGTATTTGGGTGGTATATAGTTACCACCCTTTTCTTTTATCCAAGGAGTCATTTTTATGAATTATGATGTAAACAAAGGCGATAAGAAGATAATGAACAATAACCCTACTGTTAAGAATGTTAATATGGTCAACGACCTTATCGGTGACAGTGGTGACACTAAGGGTTATAAAAGAGTTATTATAGTTTTATCGGTTATTCTATTTTTAATAGGTATGTTGTTCTTTATTTTTGGCAAAATAGTATCCGGAGTATTCTTTTTTGTTATAGGTGGAATTCTTCTTATTACAACATTTAAAGTAAAAATGAACAAAAAGAAGTATCAAATTAGTAGAGAAGTAAAAAATATAGAACCATTATTTAAAGATAATAAGGAATAATATATGTTTGTAGATGTAGCGAAAATTAAAATCAAAGCCGGTGACGGTGGTGACGGTGCAGTTTCTTTCCACAGAGAAAAGTATGTTGCTGCCGGTGGACCTGATGGTGGTGATGGTGGCAAAGGTGGAGATATTCTCTTCCAAGCTGACAGTAACATTTCCACACTGGCTGACTTTAGATATAAAAGAAAGTATAATGCCGAAAAGGGCGAAAACGGTAGAAGTGGTCGTAAATTCGGTAAAAAAGCACCAGACCTAATTATTAGAGTACCAATCGGTACTGTAGTAAAAGAGGCTGAAACAGGCAGAATTCTTGCGGATGTATCAGGCAAAGAACCTGTTTTAGTTGCAAGAGGTGGTAAAGGTGGTTGGGGTAATGTTCATTTTGCCACACCAACTCGCCAAGTACCAAGATTTGCAAAGCCGGGACTACCCGGTGAAGAATATGATGTTGTACTTGAGCTAAAGCTACTTGCCGATGTAGGTTTAGTAGGTTTCCCAAATGTAGGCAAGAGTACACTTGTTTCTGTAGTAAGTCAGGCTAAGCCTGAGATTGCTAACTATCACTTTACAACAATTACACCGGTTCTTGGTGTTGTATCAATGGGTGAAGGTAACTCATTTGTTATGGCAGATATTCCCGGACTTATTGAAGGTGCATGGGAAGGTACAGGCCTAGGTCATCAGTTCCTTCGTCATGTTGAAAGATGTAGAATGTTAATTCATATTGTTGATGTAAGTGGCAGTGAAGGCAGAGACCCTAAGGAAGACTTTGTCACAATCAACAATGAACTTAGAAAGTTTAACCCTGAATTAGCAGAGAGAGAAATGCTTGTTGCCGGTAATAAATGCGATATGGCAACAGACGAACAGATTGATGACTTTAGAAAGTTTGTAGAGGATCAAGGCTATTCTTTCTTCCCAATTATGGCAGAAATTCATTACGGTGTAGATGCTTTAATGAACAAAACCCTTGAAACATTAAGTAAATTACCACCAATTCGTGAATTTGAAGCAGAACCTGCTCCAATTATTCCTGCAGAAGAAATCAACCCTCATGAAGTTAAAATCACAGTTCAAGATGATGTTTACTTTGTTGAAGGTGAGTGGTTACTACAGGTTATGAAGTCAGTTAACTTTGACGATTACGAAAGTATGAACTACTTCCAGAGAGTTCTTACAAATGGTGGAGTTATTGATGCACTTAGAAAAGCCGGTATCAGCGAAGGTGATACAGTTTCTATTTATGACCTTGAATTTGACTTTGTAGAATAAGGTAGCTTATGAATTTAGAAAACAATAACCCAAAGCTGATTTCACCATTAACATTGGCATTTGTAGGTGACGGTGTATATGATTTACTTGTTAGAAAGTACCTTGTTAATCACCACGACCTACATGTTGGTGAATTAAATAAAATGAAAGTTAAGTTTGTAAACTGCAAAAGCCAAGCTGAGTTTGCAAAGATGCTAATGCCTATTTTAACAGAAGAAGAGCTTTCTATTTATAAGCGTGGCAGAAATGCCTCCCCAAAATGTACACCAAAACATGGCACAGTAGGGGATTATCACAGTGCAACAGGTTTTGAAGCACTTTTCGGTTTCTTATATCTAAAGGGTGAAACCGACAGAATAGAAACTCTTTTCAATAAAATAGTGGAAAGCAGAGAAATTACAGAATAACAAAAAATATCTCATATTTTCTATTGACAATTTGAAATATTTTGTTATAATAATTTAGTGTGTGAATTAGTACACAATCCTTGCGTGTAGGAAATACACGCCAATATGTCCAGAAGGAGGTGCAGATAAATGGCAGAAATTACAGCTAAGTACGAAACAGTTATGGTACTTTCTATGAAATTAGGTGAAGAAGGTATCCAGAGCACAATCGCTAAGTTCAAGGATCTTGTTGAAAAGCATGCCACACTGCAGGAAGTTGATGAATGGGGTAAGCGTAAGCTTGCATACCTAATCAACAAAGAAGCAGAAGGCTACTATGTTCTAATTAACTTTGAATCAAATGCAGAGTTCCCAGCAGAACTAGACAGAATCTACAAGATTACTGATGGCGTTCTACGCTCAATGATCATTAAGAAGGAAGACTAATCGAATAATCAAGAAGTAGGCTTTATAGCTGAATGTGAAAGGATGTAAGTTATGTTAAACAGAGTTATTTTAATGGGTAGAATTACTCAAGATTTAGAATTAAAGACAACAGCAAGTGGTATTTCTGTAACATCATTTTCTATCGCTGTAGATAGAAATTATGTTAAACAAG from Ruminococcus bovis encodes the following:
- the rpmA gene encoding 50S ribosomal protein L27 gives rise to the protein MLKINIQLFAHKKGMGSTKNGRDSESKRLGVKRADGQFVLAGNILVKQRGTHIHPGENVGRGSDDTLFAKIDGVVRFERVGKDRKRACVYPVEQ
- the obgE gene encoding GTPase ObgE; this encodes MFVDVAKIKIKAGDGGDGAVSFHREKYVAAGGPDGGDGGKGGDILFQADSNISTLADFRYKRKYNAEKGENGRSGRKFGKKAPDLIIRVPIGTVVKEAETGRILADVSGKEPVLVARGGKGGWGNVHFATPTRQVPRFAKPGLPGEEYDVVLELKLLADVGLVGFPNVGKSTLVSVVSQAKPEIANYHFTTITPVLGVVSMGEGNSFVMADIPGLIEGAWEGTGLGHQFLRHVERCRMLIHIVDVSGSEGRDPKEDFVTINNELRKFNPELAEREMLVAGNKCDMATDEQIDDFRKFVEDQGYSFFPIMAEIHYGVDALMNKTLETLSKLPPIREFEAEPAPIIPAEEINPHEVKITVQDDVYFVEGEWLLQVMKSVNFDDYESMNYFQRVLTNGGVIDALRKAGISEGDTVSIYDLEFDFVE
- a CDS encoding Mini-ribonuclease 3, which produces MNLENNNPKLISPLTLAFVGDGVYDLLVRKYLVNHHDLHVGELNKMKVKFVNCKSQAEFAKMLMPILTEEELSIYKRGRNASPKCTPKHGTVGDYHSATGFEALFGFLYLKGETDRIETLFNKIVESREITE
- the rpsF gene encoding 30S ribosomal protein S6; translation: MAEITAKYETVMVLSMKLGEEGIQSTIAKFKDLVEKHATLQEVDEWGKRKLAYLINKEAEGYYVLINFESNAEFPAELDRIYKITDGVLRSMIIKKED